From Scatophagus argus isolate fScaArg1 chromosome 10, fScaArg1.pri, whole genome shotgun sequence, a single genomic window includes:
- the asrgl1 gene encoding isoaspartyl peptidase/L-asparaginase, whose amino-acid sequence MLPVVVVHGGAGHVPRERSEMSISGVCSAARAGYAVLQGGGSSMDAVVEAVSQLENNPSFNAGCGSVLNINGDVEMDAFVMDGKTLGNGAVSTVRNIANPIQLARLVMDKTNHACLTAEGANRFARSMGVPEVPQESLITEYSRWRWKQNLEPDANPVECQMGKMGTVGAVAVDSEGNVACATSTGGILNKMEGRVGDTPCIGCGGYADNQIGAVSTTGHGEAIMKVVLARLILFHMEQGQSVEAASDLGLACMKSRVAGLGGVITVDPQGHWTARFNSLQMAWAAAQSDTLHYGLYAGERFTQSIDETQ is encoded by the exons ATGTTGCCAGTGGTGGTGGTCCACGGAGGGGCGGGTCATGTCCCGAGAGAGAGGTCAGAAATGTCCATTTCGGGGGTGTGTTCAGCAGCCCGGGCAGGCTACGCTGTCCTCCAGGGAGGGGGCAGCAGCATGGATGCTGTGGTGGAGGCTGTGAGCCAGCTGGAGAATAACCCCTCCTTCAATGCAG GGTGCGGATCAGTGCTAAACATCAATGGAGATGTGGAGATGGATGCCTTTGTGATGGATGGGAAAACGCTGGGTAATGGTGCTGTGTCTACTGTACGCAACATAGCCAACCCAATCCAACTAGCGAGACTAGTTATGGACAAG acaAATCATGCGTGTCTGACAGCAGAGGGTGCCAATCGGTTCGCCCGGTCAATGGGCGTCCCTGAGGTGCCCCAAGAGTCCCTCATCACTGAGTACTCCCGATGGCGCTGGAAACAAAACCTGGAACCTGATGCCAACCCTGTGGAGTGCCAAAT GGGAAAGATGGGCACAGTGGGAGCAGTGGCAGTCGATAGTGAGGGTAACGTAGCCTGTGCAACCTCCACTGGTGGAATCCTCAACAAGATGGAGGGACGAGTGGGTGACACGCCCTGCATAG GATGTGGAGGTTATGCTGACAACCAGATAGGAGCTGTGTCAACTACAGGCCACGGAGAAGCCATCATGAAGGTTGTTCTAGCCCGACTCATCCTGTTCCACATGGAGCAag GTCAGTCAGTAGAGGCAGCCAGTGATTTAGGCTTGGCCTGCATGAAGTCCAGAGTGGCAGGGCTGGGTGGGGTGATCACAGTGGACCCTCAGGGCCACTGGACCGCTCGCTTCAACAGCCTGCAGATGGCCTGGGCTGCAGCCCAGAGCGATACCCTACACTATGGCCTGTACGCTGGGGAGCGCTTCACCCAGAGCATCGATGAGACACAATGA